In one Pempheris klunzingeri isolate RE-2024b chromosome 8, fPemKlu1.hap1, whole genome shotgun sequence genomic region, the following are encoded:
- the prune gene encoding exopolyphosphatase PRUNE1 isoform X1, translating into MEEFLLSCCRAVKVSTGEAAAGFHVVLGNESCDIDSMVCALTYAYFLSKSHRDMLALPLLNIRRSDLSLRSDNVALLQQVCLPVDLLLFRDQLDLRALQRAGRLRLTLVDHNILPRSDSDLEAAVVEVIDHHLLERPPSPSCPVTVEMVGSCATLVTERIIQKAPEILDQQVAELLYAAVVVDCVNMCPAAGKVTGKDSEFSAALESRFPSLPPRGALFQTLLSAKFDVSGLNTEQMLLKDMKAVSGSLNLAVSVLYVSLEDFLRGAGLEAELSGFSLKFGFDVLLLMTICFTESNEPIRELAVFSHSTTCRQQVSLYLEQARNPTLDLRPISSPHPHITAYQQGNALASRKKLLPILKDFLKEWDGDGCLGDVEEEEEEESRVPPTPMNSLVDGCPLDDGLPHLSAQDLHDKFSKMADRGGD; encoded by the exons ATGGAGGAGTTTCTGTTGAGCTGCTGCCGAGCCGtgaag GTGAGCACAGGTGAGGCCGCTGCAGGGTTCCACGTGGTTCTGGGGAACGAGTCCTGTGACATCGACTCAATGGTTTGTGCTCTGACCTACGCCTACTTCCTGTCCAAG tcacacagagacatgctCGCTCTCCCCCTGCTGAACATCCGTCGCTCTGACCTGTCTCTGCGCTCTGATAATGTCGCCCTGCTGCAGCAGGTCTGTCTACCTGTCGACCTGCTGCTCTTCAGAGACCAGCTGGACCTGCGAGCGCTGCAGCGAGCCGGCCGCCTGCGGCTCACCCTGGTCGACCACAACATCCTGCCCAG GTCAGACAGCGACCTGGAGGCGGCTGTGGTGGAGGTGATCGACCATCACCTGCTGGAGAGACCGCCGtccccctcctgtcctgttACCGTGGAGATGGTGGGGTCCTGCGCCACCTTAGTAACGGAGCGCATCATCCAGAAAGCTCCGGAAATCCTGGACCAGCAGGTCGCTGAACTGCTctacg cggcGGTGGTGGTGGACTGTGTCAACATGTGTCCGGCAGCAGGTAAGGTCACAGGTAAAGACAGCGAGTTCTCTGCGGCGTTGGAGAGTCGGTTCCCCTCCCTGCCACCGAGAGGCGCTCTGTTCCAGACGCTGCTCAGCGCCAAGTTCGACGTGTCAG GTCTGAACACTGAACAGATGTTATTGAAAGACATGAAAGCTGTTTCAGGAAGTTTGAATCTCGCCGTCTCCGTCCTGTACGTCAGCCTGGAG gacttCCTGAGGGGGGCGGGGCTAGAGGCGGAGCTCTCAGGCTTCAGTCTGAAGTTTGGTTTTGACGTCCTGCTGCTGATGACCATCTGCTTCACCGAGAGCAacgagccaatcagagagctcgCTGTGTTCAGCCACAGCACCACCTGCAGGCAACag GTGAGCCTCTATCTGGAACAGGCCCGTAATCCCACACTCGACCTCCGTCCAATCAGCAGCCCCCATCCTCACATCACAGCCTATCAGCAAG GAAACGCTCTGGCGTCCCGTAAGAAGCTCCTCCCCATCCTGAAGGACTTCCTGAAGGAGTGGGACGGAGACGGTTGCCTGGGAgacgtggaggaggaggaggaggaggagtcccGCGTCCCCCCGACCCCGATGAACAGCCTGGTGGACGGCTGTCCCCTTGACGACGGGCTGCCGCACCTCAGCGCCCAGGACCTGCACGACAAGTTCagcaagatggccgacagagGCGGGGACTGA
- the LOC139205206 gene encoding thioredoxin-interacting protein-like isoform X1 — MVLSPGNLKLFRLLFSDAGRSFYSGGEKLSGCVQLEAAEPCRLAGLAVAAAGRARVELRGGKNRKSRSQEEEYLKYEEEVRLEEQLGRDSDGCFLLPAGKTFSFQFGFELPAPGCLVSSYRGKFGHIRYYVRAVVDRPSQRALWCEREFEVEEPLDVNRPDLLAPAAASRQKRVTCLFIPDGQVSISARIDRKGFCEGEDISINAKFENTCSRIVVPKAAIIAKHSYVADGHTKELCQKLSAVRGNHIISGMCDMWQGKTIRVPKLKPSLLGCDIIKVDYALMIYLHIPGSEKLVVELPLVIGTVPFSGVGSRTSSVSSQVGSLSSWSSFPSAPPSYSNIHRDLRVDGLRTPLLHDYDGGEKDEDEDEDEDEGGLFMRAPEQYYPPPPAYSEVRPSDRRLFQEGGWGRS, encoded by the exons ATGGTTCTGTCCCCGGGGAACCTGAAGCTCTTCCGGCTGCTCTTCTCGGACGCCGGCCGCAGCTTCTACAGCGGTGGGGAGAAGCTGTCTGGCTGCGTGCAGCTGGAGGCGGCCGAGCCCTGCAGGCTGGCCGGCCTCGCCGTCGCCGCCGCCGGCCGCGCCCGCGTGGAGCTCCGCGGCGGGAAGAACCGCAAGAGCCGGAGCCAGGAGGAGGAGTACCTGAAGTACGAGGAGGAGGTGCGTCTGGAGGAGCAGCTCGGCAGGG actcAGACggctgcttcctgcttcctgctggtAAAACCTTCAGCTTCCAGTTTGGCTTTGAGCTCCCAGCTCCCGG CTGTCTGGTGTCGTCCTACAGAGGAAAGTTCGGTCACATTCGTTACTACGTGCGGGCCGTGGTCGACAGGCCGTCCCAGCGTGCTTTGTGGTGCGAGAGGGAGTTTGAGGTGGAAGAACCGCTGGACGTGAACCGACCCGACCTGCTG GCTCCGGCAGCAGCATCCAGACAGAAGAGGGTCACCTGTCTGTTCATCCCCGACGGTCAGGTGTCCATTAGTGCTCGGATCGACAGGAAGGGCTTCTGTGAGGGCGAAGACATCAGCATCAATGCCAAGTTTGAGAACACATGTTCCCGTATTGTGGTGCCAAAGGCCGCCATCATTGCCAAACACTCATACGTCGCCGACGGAcataccaag GAGTTGTGTCAGAAACTGTCGGCGGTCCGAGGAAACCACATCATCTCAGGGATGTGTGACATGTGGCAGGGGAAGACCATCCGAGTCCCCAAACTGAAGCCATCCCTGCTCGGCTGTGACATCATCAAGGTGGACTACGCCCTCATG atcTACCTGCATATCCCCGGCAGTGAGAAGCTGGTTGTGGAGCTGCCCCTGGTCATCGGGACGGTCCCGTTCAGCGGCGTCGGCAGCAGGACGAGCAGCGTGAGCAGTCAGGTTGGGTCCCTGAGCAGCTGGTCCTCCTTCCCTTCGGCCCCCCCCAGCTACAGTAACATCCACAGAGATCTGAGGGTGGACGGCCTCCGCACCCCCCTGCTACACGACTACGACGGCGGGGAgaaggacgaggacgaggacgaggacgaggacgaggggGGGCTCTTCATGAGAGCACCCGAACAGTActacccccctccccctgcttACAGTGAGGTAAGACCATCAGACAGAAGACTATTccaggagggggggtgggggcgaAGTTAA
- the LOC139205206 gene encoding thioredoxin-interacting protein-like isoform X2 — MVLSPGNLKLFRLLFSDAGRSFYSGGEKLSGCVQLEAAEPCRLAGLAVAAAGRARVELRGGKNRKSRSQEEEYLKYEEEVRLEEQLGRDSDGCFLLPAGKTFSFQFGFELPAPGCLVSSYRGKFGHIRYYVRAVVDRPSQRALWCEREFEVEEPLDVNRPDLLAPAAASRQKRVTCLFIPDGQVSISARIDRKGFCEGEDISINAKFENTCSRIVVPKAAIIAKHSYVADGHTKELCQKLSAVRGNHIISGMCDMWQGKTIRVPKLKPSLLGCDIIKVDYALMIYLHIPGSEKLVVELPLVIGTVPFSGVGSRTSSVSSQVGSLSSWSSFPSAPPSYSNIHRDLRVDGLRTPLLHDYDGGEKDEDEDEDEDEGGLFMRAPEQYYPPPPAYSEVDQDSVNPPQVVQVF, encoded by the exons ATGGTTCTGTCCCCGGGGAACCTGAAGCTCTTCCGGCTGCTCTTCTCGGACGCCGGCCGCAGCTTCTACAGCGGTGGGGAGAAGCTGTCTGGCTGCGTGCAGCTGGAGGCGGCCGAGCCCTGCAGGCTGGCCGGCCTCGCCGTCGCCGCCGCCGGCCGCGCCCGCGTGGAGCTCCGCGGCGGGAAGAACCGCAAGAGCCGGAGCCAGGAGGAGGAGTACCTGAAGTACGAGGAGGAGGTGCGTCTGGAGGAGCAGCTCGGCAGGG actcAGACggctgcttcctgcttcctgctggtAAAACCTTCAGCTTCCAGTTTGGCTTTGAGCTCCCAGCTCCCGG CTGTCTGGTGTCGTCCTACAGAGGAAAGTTCGGTCACATTCGTTACTACGTGCGGGCCGTGGTCGACAGGCCGTCCCAGCGTGCTTTGTGGTGCGAGAGGGAGTTTGAGGTGGAAGAACCGCTGGACGTGAACCGACCCGACCTGCTG GCTCCGGCAGCAGCATCCAGACAGAAGAGGGTCACCTGTCTGTTCATCCCCGACGGTCAGGTGTCCATTAGTGCTCGGATCGACAGGAAGGGCTTCTGTGAGGGCGAAGACATCAGCATCAATGCCAAGTTTGAGAACACATGTTCCCGTATTGTGGTGCCAAAGGCCGCCATCATTGCCAAACACTCATACGTCGCCGACGGAcataccaag GAGTTGTGTCAGAAACTGTCGGCGGTCCGAGGAAACCACATCATCTCAGGGATGTGTGACATGTGGCAGGGGAAGACCATCCGAGTCCCCAAACTGAAGCCATCCCTGCTCGGCTGTGACATCATCAAGGTGGACTACGCCCTCATG atcTACCTGCATATCCCCGGCAGTGAGAAGCTGGTTGTGGAGCTGCCCCTGGTCATCGGGACGGTCCCGTTCAGCGGCGTCGGCAGCAGGACGAGCAGCGTGAGCAGTCAGGTTGGGTCCCTGAGCAGCTGGTCCTCCTTCCCTTCGGCCCCCCCCAGCTACAGTAACATCCACAGAGATCTGAGGGTGGACGGCCTCCGCACCCCCCTGCTACACGACTACGACGGCGGGGAgaaggacgaggacgaggacgaggacgaggacgaggggGGGCTCTTCATGAGAGCACCCGAACAGTActacccccctccccctgcttACAGTGAG GTGGATCAGGACTCCGTTAACCCTCCTCAGGTGGTTCAGGTCTTCTGA
- the bnipl gene encoding bcl-2/adenovirus E1B 19 kDa-interacting protein 2-like protein — protein sequence MSSPADHTDRAPVEASGPPNIQDMELREEWQDDGFPRPLPEDCGSPEEAESPAGGELRPAPPTSLALSGTVGGRTKKRLAAPSLSLTLSRRDSHDPSNDSFSAAVLSATPDETLSLDINLEALETPSGSETGTLPGSTHDLEWEDDLPRMVRGGAVAVARSPWEQSEGLMELDQVDSRGRRWRRFCISGHEYHVNMSVLEPYLQVLSHGGYYGDEMNAIILFTSCYLPENTVDDYAYVMDNLFRYIVGTLDLMVSETYLLVYLCAMAPRNKLPSIRWLHQCYTSIDRRLKKDLKGLLVVHPAWYIKALITVVKPFISEKFGRKIRFVQSLQELSEFIPTERLQIPDAIRQFDDKLNR from the exons ATGAGCTCCCCCGCTgaccacacagacag GGCTCCCGTAGAGGCCTCGGGCCCCCCCAACATCCAGGACATGGAGCTGAGGGAGGAGTGGCAGGACGACGGCTTCCCCAG GCCTCTCCCAGAGGACTGTGGGAGtccagaggaggcagagagtcCAGCAGGTGGTGAGCTGCGACCAG CCCCGCCCACTAGCCTTGCCCTATCAGGAACCGTTGGAGGCAGAACTAAGAAGCGACTGGCAGCTCCGTCTCTCAGCCTCACTCTGAGCCGCAGAGACTCGCACGACCCGAGCAATGACAGCTTCTCTGCTGCCGTGCTGTCAGCGACGCCGGACGAGACGCTGTCACTCGACATCAACCTGGAGGCTCTGGAGACGCCCTCAGGCAGCGAGACGGGAACTCTGCCTGGCAGCACGCACGACCTGGAATGGGAGG ATGACCTTCCCCGGATGGTGAGGGGGGGGGCCGTGGCGGTAGCGAGGAGCCCGTGGGAGCAGTCAGAGGGTCTGATGGAACTGGACCAGGTGGACAGCAGGGGGCGCCGCTGGAGGAGGTTCTGCATCTCTGGACATGAATACCACGTTAACATGAGCGTCCTGGAGCCGTACCTGCAAGTCCTGTCACATGGAG GTTACTATGGAGACGAGATGAACGCCATCATCCTGTTCACCTCCTGCTACCTGCCGGAGAACACGGTGGACGACTACGCGTATGTCATGGACAACCTGTTCAG GTACATTGTGGGGACCTTGGACCTGATGGTGTCTGAGACCTACCTGTTGGTCTACCTGTGTGCGATGGCGCCCAGAAACAAGCTGCCGTCCATCAGGTGGCTCCATCAGTGCTACACGTCCATCGACAGGAG GCTGAAGAAGGACCTGAAGGGGCTGCTGGTGGTCCATCCTGCCTGGTACATTAAAGCCCTCATCACCGTGGTGAAACCCTTCATCAg TGAGAAGTTCGGCAGGAAGATTCGGTtcgtccagagtctgcaggagcTGTCTGAGTTCATCCCCACCGAGCGGCTGCAGATCCCCGACGCCATTCGCCA GTTTGATGACAAGTTGAACAGATGA
- the prune gene encoding exopolyphosphatase PRUNE1 isoform X2 — protein MEEFLLSCCRAVKVSTGEAAAGFHVVLGNESCDIDSMVCALTYAYFLSKSHRDMLALPLLNIRRSDLSLRSDNVALLQQVCLPVDLLLFRDQLDLRALQRAGRLRLTLVDHNILPRSDSDLEAAVVEVIDHHLLERPPSPSCPVTVEMVGSCATLVTERIIQKAPEILDQQVAELLYGLNTEQMLLKDMKAVSGSLNLAVSVLYVSLEDFLRGAGLEAELSGFSLKFGFDVLLLMTICFTESNEPIRELAVFSHSTTCRQQVSLYLEQARNPTLDLRPISSPHPHITAYQQGNALASRKKLLPILKDFLKEWDGDGCLGDVEEEEEEESRVPPTPMNSLVDGCPLDDGLPHLSAQDLHDKFSKMADRGGD, from the exons ATGGAGGAGTTTCTGTTGAGCTGCTGCCGAGCCGtgaag GTGAGCACAGGTGAGGCCGCTGCAGGGTTCCACGTGGTTCTGGGGAACGAGTCCTGTGACATCGACTCAATGGTTTGTGCTCTGACCTACGCCTACTTCCTGTCCAAG tcacacagagacatgctCGCTCTCCCCCTGCTGAACATCCGTCGCTCTGACCTGTCTCTGCGCTCTGATAATGTCGCCCTGCTGCAGCAGGTCTGTCTACCTGTCGACCTGCTGCTCTTCAGAGACCAGCTGGACCTGCGAGCGCTGCAGCGAGCCGGCCGCCTGCGGCTCACCCTGGTCGACCACAACATCCTGCCCAG GTCAGACAGCGACCTGGAGGCGGCTGTGGTGGAGGTGATCGACCATCACCTGCTGGAGAGACCGCCGtccccctcctgtcctgttACCGTGGAGATGGTGGGGTCCTGCGCCACCTTAGTAACGGAGCGCATCATCCAGAAAGCTCCGGAAATCCTGGACCAGCAGGTCGCTGAACTGCTctacg GTCTGAACACTGAACAGATGTTATTGAAAGACATGAAAGCTGTTTCAGGAAGTTTGAATCTCGCCGTCTCCGTCCTGTACGTCAGCCTGGAG gacttCCTGAGGGGGGCGGGGCTAGAGGCGGAGCTCTCAGGCTTCAGTCTGAAGTTTGGTTTTGACGTCCTGCTGCTGATGACCATCTGCTTCACCGAGAGCAacgagccaatcagagagctcgCTGTGTTCAGCCACAGCACCACCTGCAGGCAACag GTGAGCCTCTATCTGGAACAGGCCCGTAATCCCACACTCGACCTCCGTCCAATCAGCAGCCCCCATCCTCACATCACAGCCTATCAGCAAG GAAACGCTCTGGCGTCCCGTAAGAAGCTCCTCCCCATCCTGAAGGACTTCCTGAAGGAGTGGGACGGAGACGGTTGCCTGGGAgacgtggaggaggaggaggaggaggagtcccGCGTCCCCCCGACCCCGATGAACAGCCTGGTGGACGGCTGTCCCCTTGACGACGGGCTGCCGCACCTCAGCGCCCAGGACCTGCACGACAAGTTCagcaagatggccgacagagGCGGGGACTGA